A genome region from Magnolia sinica isolate HGM2019 chromosome 8, MsV1, whole genome shotgun sequence includes the following:
- the LOC131252930 gene encoding uncharacterized protein LOC131252930 isoform X1 translates to MDRGAATGVDGTLDVDVHRSQRNVLASKFLSSLYTAPSSSPMKESRRGYVDPHRALTDAEDNELRVVRELGSHHWLKSIYDLNSWIDSEAIDLYLNYLSTRQENRLRGRQDCAFVPSLFTKIMEIQLDLLHTYGAGNHKDRQAMKSDKLNENLVSIVVGDGKTKPLWKYEVLYIPLSARQQHWFMGVVSPNKKNVTLYDSMNTDWKEKNELVVAQIADRLRWLFHILDCGAKF, encoded by the exons ATGGACCGTGGAGCTGCGACTGGAGTGGATGGTACTCTTGATGTGGATGTACATAGGTCACAACGCAATGTTTTGGCCTCGAAATTTCTGTCTTCTCTATACACAGCTCCATCTTCTTCTCCAATGAAGGAAAGTCGTCGGGGGTACGTGGATCCCCACCGAGCTTTAACTGATGCCGAAGACAACGAGTTGAGAGTTGTTAGAGAATTAGGTTCACATCATTGGTTGAAAAGCATCTATGACTTAAATTCTTGGATCGATTCTGAG GCCATCGATCTGTACTTAAACTACTTATCAACACGTCAAGAAAATCGATTGCGAGGTAGACAGGACTGCGCATTCGTCCCATCACTATTTACG AAAATCATGGAAATTCAACTTGACTTGTTGCACACTTATGGAGCTGGGAATCATAAGGATCGACAGGCCATGAAGTCTGATAAATTGAATGAAAATCTTGTGAGTATAGTTGTCGGTGATGGTAAAACGAAACCTCTGTGGAAATATGAAGTG TTATACATCCCTCTCAGTGCGAGGCAACAACATTGGTTTATGGGTGTTGTTTCTCCAAATAAGAAAAATGTCACTTTGTATGACAGCATGAATACTGATTGGAAAGAGAAAAACGAGCTGGTTGTCGCGCAAATAGCGGACAGGCTGAGGTGGTTATTCCATATTCTTGATTGTGGAGCTAAGTTCTAG
- the LOC131252930 gene encoding uncharacterized protein LOC131252930 isoform X2 gives MDRGAATGVDGTLDVDVHRSQRNVLASKFLSSLYTAPSSSPMKESRRGYVDPHRALTDAEDNELRVVRELGSHHWLKSIYDLNSWIDSEKIMEIQLDLLHTYGAGNHKDRQAMKSDKLNENLVSIVVGDGKTKPLWKYEVLYIPLSARQQHWFMGVVSPNKKNVTLYDSMNTDWKEKNELVVAQIADRLRWLFHILDCGAKF, from the exons ATGGACCGTGGAGCTGCGACTGGAGTGGATGGTACTCTTGATGTGGATGTACATAGGTCACAACGCAATGTTTTGGCCTCGAAATTTCTGTCTTCTCTATACACAGCTCCATCTTCTTCTCCAATGAAGGAAAGTCGTCGGGGGTACGTGGATCCCCACCGAGCTTTAACTGATGCCGAAGACAACGAGTTGAGAGTTGTTAGAGAATTAGGTTCACATCATTGGTTGAAAAGCATCTATGACTTAAATTCTTGGATCGATTCTGAG AAAATCATGGAAATTCAACTTGACTTGTTGCACACTTATGGAGCTGGGAATCATAAGGATCGACAGGCCATGAAGTCTGATAAATTGAATGAAAATCTTGTGAGTATAGTTGTCGGTGATGGTAAAACGAAACCTCTGTGGAAATATGAAGTG TTATACATCCCTCTCAGTGCGAGGCAACAACATTGGTTTATGGGTGTTGTTTCTCCAAATAAGAAAAATGTCACTTTGTATGACAGCATGAATACTGATTGGAAAGAGAAAAACGAGCTGGTTGTCGCGCAAATAGCGGACAGGCTGAGGTGGTTATTCCATATTCTTGATTGTGGAGCTAAGTTCTAG
- the LOC131252930 gene encoding uncharacterized protein LOC131252930 isoform X3, protein MDRGAATGVDGTLDVDVHRSQRNVLASKFLSSLYTAPSSSPMKESRRGYVDPHRALTDAEDNELRVVRELGSHHWLKSIYDLNSWIDSEAIDLYLNYLSTRQENRLRGRQDCAFVPSLFTKIMEIQLDLLHTYGAGNHKDRQAMKSDKLNENLVSIVVGDGKTKPLWKYEVHEY, encoded by the exons ATGGACCGTGGAGCTGCGACTGGAGTGGATGGTACTCTTGATGTGGATGTACATAGGTCACAACGCAATGTTTTGGCCTCGAAATTTCTGTCTTCTCTATACACAGCTCCATCTTCTTCTCCAATGAAGGAAAGTCGTCGGGGGTACGTGGATCCCCACCGAGCTTTAACTGATGCCGAAGACAACGAGTTGAGAGTTGTTAGAGAATTAGGTTCACATCATTGGTTGAAAAGCATCTATGACTTAAATTCTTGGATCGATTCTGAG GCCATCGATCTGTACTTAAACTACTTATCAACACGTCAAGAAAATCGATTGCGAGGTAGACAGGACTGCGCATTCGTCCCATCACTATTTACG AAAATCATGGAAATTCAACTTGACTTGTTGCACACTTATGGAGCTGGGAATCATAAGGATCGACAGGCCATGAAGTCTGATAAATTGAATGAAAATCTTGTGAGTATAGTTGTCGGTGATGGTAAAACGAAACCTCTGTGGAAATATGAAGTG CATGAATACTGA